A genomic window from Micromonospora violae includes:
- a CDS encoding coenzyme F420-0:L-glutamate ligase — translation MRLEILPVLGIGHVTEGDDLAAVIATAAPWLRNGDVLVVTSKIVSKAEGRLVDVPADGPERLAARDEVLAGETARVVASRGATRIVQTHHGFVMASAGIDASNVDKTQLVLLPVDPDASARALRDALRERFDLDLAVIISDTMGRPWRNGLTDVALGVAGMPAIRDHRGEIDPYGNELQLTQMAVVDELAGAGELIKGKCDQVPVAVVRGYLPATNPDDAGGARALVRDAEQDLFSLGTAEARAAGLSDAATLADGPGPTPADLTAVRRAIDAVAEVVAPGTVFTLVDEAEVRAGLVAEMPGWPDGAALLLGSAPTPIEPMGLVRFGADLHRLRVALAAEGVGSTLLPPPPGSPASAALAL, via the coding sequence GTGAGGTTGGAGATTCTGCCGGTGCTCGGCATCGGCCACGTGACCGAGGGCGACGACCTGGCCGCGGTGATCGCGACCGCCGCGCCGTGGCTGCGCAACGGCGACGTGTTGGTGGTGACCAGCAAAATCGTTTCCAAGGCGGAGGGGCGGCTGGTCGACGTGCCGGCGGACGGGCCGGAACGGCTGGCCGCACGGGACGAGGTGCTGGCCGGTGAGACCGCCCGGGTGGTCGCCAGCCGCGGGGCGACCCGGATCGTGCAGACCCACCACGGCTTCGTGATGGCCTCGGCGGGGATCGACGCGTCGAACGTGGACAAGACCCAACTGGTGCTGCTGCCGGTCGACCCGGACGCCTCGGCGCGGGCTCTGCGGGACGCGCTGCGGGAGCGCTTCGACCTGGACCTGGCCGTGATCATCAGCGACACGATGGGTCGGCCCTGGCGCAACGGGCTCACCGACGTGGCGCTCGGCGTGGCCGGGATGCCGGCCATCCGCGACCACCGGGGCGAGATCGACCCGTACGGCAACGAGTTGCAGTTGACCCAGATGGCCGTGGTGGACGAGCTGGCGGGTGCCGGCGAGCTGATCAAGGGCAAGTGCGATCAGGTCCCCGTCGCGGTGGTGCGGGGCTACCTGCCCGCCACCAACCCGGACGACGCCGGTGGCGCGCGGGCGCTGGTCCGTGACGCGGAACAGGATCTGTTCTCGCTCGGTACCGCCGAGGCCCGCGCCGCCGGGCTGTCCGACGCCGCCACCCTGGCCGACGGTCCCGGCCCGACGCCGGCCGACCTGACCGCGGTGCGACGGGCGATCGACGCGGTCGCCGAGGTGGTCGCCCCCGGCACGGTCTTCACCCTCGTCGACGAGGCCGAGGTACGCGCCGGTCTGGTCGCCGAGATGCCCGGGTGGCCGGACGGCGCCGCCCTCCTCCTCGGCTCCGCTCCGACGCCCATCGAACCGATGGGCCTGGTCCGCTTCGGGGCTGACCTGCACCGACTGCGCGTCGCCCTGGCCGCCGAGGGCGTCGGGTCGACCCTGCTGCCGCCACCGCCGGGCAGCCCGGCGAGCGCCGCGCTCGCCCTGTAG
- a CDS encoding mannose-1-phosphate guanylyltransferase, translating to MLYAVIPAGGSGTRLWPLSRAGHPKFLHPLTGTSASLLQATVERLAPLTTPDRTLVVTGAAHVAAVARQLTVLPEENILVEPSPRDSCAAIALAAAVIAARDPNAVMGSFAADHLIRDPDSWVCTVQEAVRGAEEGMLMTVGITPTRAETGYGYLETGDPTEGVPWRTVAEFKEKPAAEVAEAYVRSGRHLWNASMFVWRVDVFLAELARQQPGLHAGVAAIAAAWGTPEQDEVLGAIWPTLPKISVDYAVMEGAATAGRVATVPGDFGWNDVGDFHTLGDVLPSDDANNVVLGTDAKPGVLLRDSSNLVVVPQSGRLVAVLGLRDLIVVDTPDAVLVCPRDRAQDVKALVDELKERGEEGYV from the coding sequence ATGCTCTATGCGGTCATTCCGGCAGGTGGCAGCGGCACAAGGTTGTGGCCGTTGTCCCGCGCTGGCCATCCCAAGTTTCTCCACCCGCTGACCGGCACCAGCGCCTCGCTGCTCCAGGCGACCGTGGAACGGCTCGCGCCGCTGACCACACCGGATCGGACCCTTGTGGTCACCGGTGCCGCGCACGTCGCAGCGGTGGCACGGCAGCTGACCGTGCTGCCGGAGGAGAACATCCTGGTCGAGCCCTCACCCCGGGATTCCTGCGCGGCTATCGCGTTGGCCGCTGCGGTGATCGCGGCGCGCGACCCGAACGCGGTGATGGGCAGCTTCGCGGCCGACCACCTGATCCGCGACCCGGACAGCTGGGTCTGCACGGTCCAGGAGGCGGTCCGCGGGGCCGAGGAGGGGATGCTGATGACCGTCGGCATCACCCCGACCCGTGCGGAGACCGGCTACGGCTACCTGGAGACCGGCGACCCGACCGAGGGTGTGCCATGGCGGACGGTGGCCGAGTTCAAGGAGAAGCCGGCCGCCGAGGTCGCCGAGGCGTACGTCCGTTCGGGCCGTCACCTGTGGAACGCGAGCATGTTCGTGTGGCGGGTGGACGTCTTCCTCGCCGAGCTGGCCCGCCAGCAGCCGGGGCTGCACGCCGGCGTCGCCGCGATCGCCGCCGCCTGGGGCACCCCCGAGCAGGACGAGGTGCTGGGCGCGATCTGGCCGACCCTGCCGAAGATCTCCGTCGACTACGCGGTGATGGAGGGCGCGGCAACTGCGGGTCGGGTCGCGACGGTGCCGGGCGACTTCGGCTGGAACGACGTCGGCGACTTCCACACCCTGGGCGACGTGCTGCCGAGCGACGACGCGAACAACGTGGTGCTTGGCACGGACGCCAAGCCGGGCGTGCTGCTGCGGGACAGCAGCAACCTCGTGGTCGTACCGCAGTCGGGTCGGTTGGTGGCCGTCCTCGGTCTGCGTGACCTGATCGTGGTGGACACCCCGGACGCGGTGCTGGTCTGCCCGCGCGATCGGGCGCAGGACGTCAAGGCGTTGGTCGACGAGCTCAAGGAGCGAGGCGAAGAGGGCTACGTCTGA
- a CDS encoding acyl-CoA thioesterase yields the protein MTEHLSAAPTGKPTSYSRVTLSKIMTAVDVNLYGTVHGGVLMKFVDDVAGAAAARHSGGTAVTAAIDEIVFSEAVRVGDLVHAHAQVNWTGQTSMEVGVRVVAERWDSAEDAPVRVATAYLVFVGVDVGGAPRAVRPVLPETAEDERRYKEAEIRRAHRLARRRAIQAHRAG from the coding sequence ATGACTGAGCACCTCTCCGCCGCTCCGACCGGCAAGCCGACGTCGTATTCGCGCGTCACTCTCAGCAAGATCATGACCGCGGTGGACGTGAACCTCTACGGCACCGTGCACGGCGGAGTTCTGATGAAGTTCGTCGACGACGTGGCCGGGGCCGCTGCCGCCCGACACAGCGGCGGAACCGCGGTGACCGCGGCGATCGACGAGATCGTCTTCTCCGAGGCGGTCCGGGTCGGTGACCTGGTGCACGCGCACGCCCAGGTGAACTGGACCGGCCAGACCTCGATGGAGGTGGGCGTGCGGGTGGTCGCCGAGCGGTGGGACTCGGCCGAGGACGCGCCGGTCCGGGTGGCCACCGCGTACCTGGTGTTCGTCGGCGTGGACGTGGGCGGGGCGCCGCGGGCGGTCCGCCCGGTGCTGCCGGAGACGGCGGAGGACGAGCGCCGGTACAAGGAGGCGGAGATCCGCCGTGCGCACCGCCTCGCCCGCCGCCGCGCCATCCAGGCCCACCGCGCTGGTTGA
- a CDS encoding NUDIX hydrolase, translating into MTDPTVPTNDPETYAALHADATAVLSSWQPTSPDAADARDRTLALLAAGPIAMSRQHRPGHVTASAWLLDATGSRVLLCLHGKFGRWVQLGGHCEPTDQTLVAAALREATEESGIAGLRIDPVPIDVDVHQVQCQGGSAHYDVRFAVLAPPGAVEQISDESEELGWFPPDQLPEPLAGGTAQLVAPARAALRRSPLRLAP; encoded by the coding sequence ATCACTGACCCGACCGTGCCGACCAACGACCCCGAGACGTACGCGGCACTGCACGCCGACGCCACCGCGGTGCTCTCAAGCTGGCAGCCCACCAGCCCGGATGCCGCCGACGCACGGGACCGCACCCTCGCCCTGCTCGCCGCCGGCCCGATCGCGATGAGCCGCCAGCACCGCCCCGGGCACGTCACCGCCAGCGCGTGGCTGCTGGACGCCACCGGCTCCCGGGTGCTGCTCTGCCTGCACGGCAAGTTCGGGCGGTGGGTGCAGCTCGGCGGTCACTGCGAGCCGACCGACCAGACCCTGGTCGCCGCCGCGCTCCGGGAAGCCACCGAGGAGTCCGGGATCGCCGGCCTGCGCATCGACCCGGTGCCGATCGACGTGGACGTACACCAGGTGCAGTGTCAGGGCGGCTCGGCACACTACGACGTCCGGTTCGCCGTGCTCGCCCCGCCCGGCGCGGTGGAACAGATCAGCGACGAGTCCGAGGAGCTGGGCTGGTTCCCACCGGACCAGCTACCCGAGCCGCTGGCCGGCGGGACCGCGCAACTGGTCGCGCCGGCCCGCGCGGCCCTCAGACGTAGCCCTCTTCGCCTCGCTCCTTGA
- a CDS encoding multidrug effflux MFS transporter, translating to MMKQPVDKASPDTAIDEVLPGDLMTTRQRVQLVLVLGALIAIGPLTIDMYLPALPAITSGLQTTETAVQLTLTGTLVGLALGQLLIGPLSDVVGRRVPLLAGLAAHIVASVLCVFAPNIAVLGGLRVLQGLGVAAATVVATAVVRDLFSGAAFARIFSRLMLVMGLAPILAPTLGSALLSWTDWRGVFAALAVLGALLIVVAALRLPETLPVARRRHGGVSATLRDYRGLLNDRAFVGLVLVAGLAMAALFAYVSGSSFVLQQEYGLDEQQFGIAFGAGAVGLIGGTQFNVRLLRRYTPQQILVSALIAGSAAGLLLVMFAATGIGGLGTLLASLWLVLAAAGLALPNAPALAMTRHSEAAGTAAALLGAVQFGIGAVSAPLAGLFGTGSVPMAIVIAGGMAAALIVMLCVVPRASLGTVDPDLAVALH from the coding sequence ATGATGAAGCAACCTGTGGACAAGGCCTCCCCCGACACCGCGATCGACGAGGTCCTGCCCGGCGACCTGATGACCACCCGACAGCGGGTGCAGCTCGTCCTCGTGCTGGGCGCGTTGATCGCGATCGGGCCGTTGACGATCGACATGTACCTGCCCGCGCTGCCCGCCATCACGTCCGGTCTGCAGACCACCGAGACGGCGGTGCAGTTGACGCTGACCGGCACGCTGGTCGGCCTCGCGCTGGGTCAGTTGCTGATCGGGCCGCTCTCCGACGTGGTCGGGCGGCGGGTGCCGCTGCTGGCCGGTCTGGCCGCGCACATCGTGGCATCCGTGCTGTGCGTCTTCGCGCCCAACATCGCAGTGCTCGGTGGACTGCGCGTACTCCAGGGGCTCGGCGTCGCGGCCGCCACCGTGGTCGCGACGGCCGTGGTCCGCGACCTGTTCAGCGGCGCCGCCTTCGCCCGGATCTTCTCCCGGCTGATGCTCGTCATGGGCCTGGCGCCCATCCTCGCGCCGACGCTGGGCAGCGCCCTGCTGAGCTGGACCGACTGGCGGGGCGTCTTCGCGGCGCTGGCGGTGCTGGGCGCGCTGCTGATCGTCGTGGCCGCGCTCCGGCTCCCGGAGACCCTCCCGGTGGCGCGTCGGCGGCACGGCGGGGTGAGCGCCACCCTGCGCGACTATCGGGGTTTGCTCAACGACCGGGCGTTCGTCGGCCTGGTGCTGGTCGCCGGCCTGGCGATGGCGGCCCTGTTCGCGTACGTCTCGGGTTCGTCGTTCGTGCTCCAGCAGGAGTACGGCCTCGACGAGCAGCAGTTCGGCATCGCCTTCGGTGCCGGCGCGGTGGGCCTGATCGGGGGCACCCAGTTCAACGTGCGGCTGCTGCGCCGCTACACCCCGCAGCAGATCCTGGTCAGCGCGCTGATCGCCGGATCGGCGGCGGGCCTGCTGCTGGTCATGTTCGCCGCGACCGGCATCGGTGGCCTGGGCACCCTGCTGGCGTCACTGTGGCTGGTCCTGGCCGCCGCGGGTCTCGCCCTGCCGAACGCGCCGGCGCTGGCCATGACCCGGCACAGCGAGGCCGCTGGCACCGCCGCGGCGCTGCTCGGCGCGGTGCAGTTCGGCATCGGCGCGGTGTCGGCGCCACTGGCCGGCCTGTTCGGCACCGGGAGCGTGCCGATGGCGATCGTCATCGCGGGCGGCATGGCCGCCGCGCTGATCGTCATGCTCTGTGTCGTTCCCCGCGCCAGCCTCGGCACCGTCGACCCGGACCTGGCGGTCGCCCTGCACTAG
- a CDS encoding TIGR03089 family protein: protein MADNIARVFADAIANDPTRPLLTWYDDATGDRTELSGATVANWVAKTANLLVDEVGLAPGTPAGVLLPPHWQTAAVLLGCWSAKLSVVDTPADVGVLFAAVDQFDEAQSWPADERYALGLAPLAAPLRQVPPGFADFVVEVRGHGDHFTPQPGPGPTDAHLLSRAEARATELGIEPGARVLVDAARYPDPVDWLLAPLTRAATVVLCANLDSTKAASRQATEKVTQTLQ from the coding sequence ATGGCCGACAACATTGCCCGGGTGTTCGCCGACGCGATCGCGAACGACCCGACCAGACCGCTGCTCACCTGGTACGACGACGCCACCGGCGACCGCACCGAACTCTCCGGCGCCACCGTGGCGAACTGGGTGGCGAAGACCGCCAACCTTCTCGTCGACGAGGTCGGCCTCGCACCGGGCACCCCGGCCGGGGTGCTGCTGCCGCCACACTGGCAGACCGCGGCGGTGCTGCTGGGCTGCTGGTCGGCCAAGCTGAGCGTCGTCGACACGCCGGCCGACGTGGGGGTGCTCTTCGCCGCCGTCGACCAGTTCGACGAGGCGCAGTCCTGGCCCGCCGACGAGCGGTACGCCCTCGGGCTGGCCCCGCTCGCCGCCCCACTTCGGCAGGTGCCACCCGGGTTCGCCGACTTCGTCGTCGAGGTACGCGGCCACGGTGACCACTTCACCCCGCAACCCGGCCCGGGCCCGACCGATGCACACCTGCTGAGCCGCGCCGAGGCCCGCGCCACCGAGTTGGGCATCGAGCCCGGCGCACGGGTGCTGGTGGACGCCGCCCGCTACCCGGACCCGGTCGACTGGCTCCTGGCCCCCCTGACCCGAGCCGCCACCGTGGTCCTCTGCGCCAATCTCGACTCAACGAAGGCGGCCAGCCGCCAAGCCACCGAAAAGGTCACCCAAACCCTCCAGTAA
- the cofD gene encoding 2-phospho-L-lactate transferase, translating into MRIVVLAGGIGGARFLLGVRAYARDVGAEVTAVVNVGDDLWLHGLKICPDLDSVMYTLGGGADPERGWGRVGESWTVKQELAAYGAQPTWFGLGDKDIATHLVRSTMLNGGYPLSAVTEALASRWEPGVRLLPATDDRLETHAVVEDDQGQRAIHFQEWWVRYRADIPTQRFVFVGAETAKPAPGVLDAIASADLVLIAPSNPVVSVAPVLAVPGLREAVVDGPAPVVGVSPIIGGAPVRGMADRCLAVLGVECSAAGVGRLYGGRASGGLLDGWLVAEEDAGTVVPEVTVRAVPLRMTDEAATAAMVRAAVELT; encoded by the coding sequence ATGCGCATCGTGGTTCTGGCCGGCGGCATCGGCGGCGCCCGGTTCCTGCTCGGCGTCCGGGCGTACGCCCGGGACGTCGGCGCGGAGGTGACCGCCGTGGTCAACGTCGGCGACGATCTGTGGCTACACGGGTTGAAGATCTGCCCCGACCTGGACAGTGTCATGTACACGCTCGGCGGGGGTGCCGACCCGGAACGGGGTTGGGGTCGGGTCGGTGAGAGCTGGACGGTCAAGCAGGAGCTGGCCGCGTACGGGGCACAGCCGACCTGGTTCGGCCTCGGCGACAAGGACATCGCCACCCACCTGGTCCGCAGCACCATGCTCAACGGCGGTTACCCGTTGAGCGCGGTCACCGAGGCGCTGGCCAGCCGCTGGGAGCCGGGCGTACGCCTGTTGCCGGCAACGGACGACCGGCTGGAGACCCATGCGGTGGTGGAGGACGACCAGGGTCAGCGGGCGATCCACTTCCAGGAGTGGTGGGTGCGGTACCGGGCCGACATCCCGACTCAGCGTTTCGTGTTTGTCGGTGCGGAGACGGCGAAGCCGGCACCGGGGGTGCTGGACGCGATCGCCTCGGCCGACCTGGTGCTGATCGCGCCCAGCAACCCGGTGGTGAGCGTCGCGCCGGTGCTGGCCGTACCGGGGCTACGCGAGGCCGTGGTGGACGGCCCGGCGCCGGTGGTGGGTGTCTCCCCGATCATCGGCGGCGCGCCGGTGCGGGGGATGGCCGACCGGTGTCTGGCGGTGCTCGGTGTCGAGTGCAGCGCGGCGGGGGTGGGTCGGCTCTACGGCGGCCGGGCGAGCGGCGGCCTGCTCGACGGTTGGCTGGTGGCCGAGGAGGACGCGGGCACGGTGGTGCCCGAGGTGACGGTCCGCGCGGTGCCGCTGCGGATGACCGACGAGGCGGCGACGGCGGCCATGGTCCGCGCCGCGGTGGAGTTGACGTGA
- a CDS encoding glycosyltransferase family 4 protein translates to MTAGRPPRVLIDATSVPADRGGVGRYVDGLLGALGKVCGSGVELAVVSLRTDQERYTRMLPGAEIIPAPAAVAHRPARLAWEQTGLPLLAQQVGAHVLHSPFYTCPLRAGCPVTVTVHDATFFTEPEHYDKSRRTFFRSAIKTSLRRADRVIVPSKATRDELIRLLDADPTRIDVAYHGVDQAAFHAPTEEEKARVRARLGLGNSSYVAFLGAKEPRKNVPNLIRGWARAVADRADPPALVIAGGQGHDDDIDRAVAEVPSHLRLLRPGYLRYGDLPGFLGGALVAAYPSYGEGFGLPILEAMACAAPVLTTPRLSLPEVGGDAVAYTSEDPEQIGTDLAALLDDEQRRLSLAKAGFDRAKEFTWESSAEVHIAAWSRARS, encoded by the coding sequence GTGACCGCCGGTCGCCCGCCCCGCGTGCTCATCGACGCCACGAGTGTCCCTGCCGACCGTGGTGGTGTCGGTCGATACGTCGACGGTCTGCTCGGTGCCCTCGGCAAGGTGTGCGGTTCGGGGGTGGAGCTGGCAGTGGTCAGTCTCCGCACCGATCAGGAGCGTTACACCCGCATGCTGCCCGGCGCGGAGATCATCCCCGCCCCGGCCGCCGTGGCGCACCGCCCGGCCCGGCTCGCCTGGGAGCAGACCGGCCTGCCCCTGCTCGCCCAGCAGGTGGGCGCCCACGTGCTGCACTCGCCGTTCTACACCTGCCCGCTGCGGGCCGGGTGCCCGGTCACGGTCACCGTGCACGACGCGACGTTCTTCACCGAGCCGGAGCACTACGACAAGTCCCGCCGCACCTTCTTCCGCAGCGCCATCAAGACCTCGCTGCGCCGCGCCGACCGGGTGATCGTGCCCAGCAAGGCCACCCGCGACGAGCTGATCCGGCTGCTCGACGCCGACCCGACGCGGATCGACGTGGCCTATCACGGCGTCGACCAGGCCGCCTTCCACGCCCCCACCGAGGAGGAGAAGGCCCGCGTACGCGCCCGTCTGGGCCTGGGCAACAGCAGCTACGTCGCCTTCCTCGGTGCCAAGGAACCCCGCAAGAACGTGCCCAACCTGATCCGTGGGTGGGCGCGGGCGGTGGCTGACCGGGCCGACCCGCCCGCCCTGGTGATCGCCGGCGGGCAGGGGCACGACGACGACATCGACCGGGCGGTGGCCGAGGTGCCGTCGCACCTGCGTCTGCTGCGTCCCGGCTACCTGCGCTACGGCGACCTGCCGGGTTTCCTCGGTGGTGCCCTGGTTGCCGCGTACCCGTCGTACGGCGAGGGGTTCGGCCTGCCGATCCTGGAGGCGATGGCGTGCGCCGCCCCGGTGCTGACCACGCCCCGGCTCTCGCTGCCCGAGGTGGGCGGCGACGCGGTCGCGTACACCTCCGAGGACCCGGAGCAGATCGGCACCGACCTGGCCGCTCTGCTCGACGACGAACAGCGGCGGTTGTCGCTGGCGAAGGCGGGGTTCGACCGGGCCAAGGAGTTCACCTGGGAGTCCAGCGCCGAGGTGCACATCGCTGCGTGGAGCCGCGCCCGCTCCTGA
- a CDS encoding acetoacetate--CoA ligase: MGDMLWAPPADVRERSRIGAYLRWLREHRGLDFVDYDALWRWSTTDLDGFWRSIWDHFEVIAHTPPTATLAERAMPGARWFPGATLNYAENVLRMPGRADDDPVVIAHGQTRAPVTLTAAELREQVRRVSAGLRRLGVTAGDRVAAYAPNIAETYVLLLATASLGAIFSSCAPEFGTRSVTDRWQQIEPTVLVAVDGYRYGDKLVDRRAEVAAIRAALPSLRHTVSIGYLDPTGPAPEGALSWAELAAPTDEPLTFTPVPFDHPLYVLYSSGTTGLPKPIVHGHGGILLEHLKMLALHHDLGPTDRFFWFTTTGWMMWNFLVSGPAVGAAIVLFDGNPGVRAEPGRPAEPDLGGLWRLAAQTGTTYFGTSAPYLLACRKAGLVPRDVADLSALRGVGSTGAPLPAEGFRWVYETVGDHLQLQSLSGGTDVCTGFVGGVPLLPVYAGEIACRALGAKVEARSADGTPVIGELGELVITEPMPSMPVGFWNDPDGIRYSEAYFGVYPGVWRHGDWITINERGGCVITGRSDATLNRGGVRLGTAEFYSVVEGLDEVLDSVVVHLEDDEGGAGELLLFVVLADGLELDDPMRTKICRELRTALSPRHVPDEIHQVRSVPRTLSAKKLEVPVKKILTGTPVDQAAAKGALANPESLTAFAALAQRRPPTKTPA, encoded by the coding sequence GTGGGTGACATGCTGTGGGCGCCGCCGGCGGACGTACGGGAGCGGTCCCGGATCGGCGCCTACCTGCGCTGGCTGCGGGAGCACCGCGGGTTGGACTTCGTCGACTACGACGCGCTGTGGCGCTGGTCCACCACCGACCTGGACGGGTTCTGGCGCTCGATCTGGGATCACTTCGAGGTGATCGCGCACACCCCGCCGACCGCCACCCTGGCCGAGCGGGCAATGCCCGGTGCCCGGTGGTTCCCCGGCGCCACGCTCAACTACGCCGAGAACGTGCTGCGGATGCCGGGGCGGGCCGACGACGACCCGGTGGTGATCGCCCACGGGCAGACGCGTGCCCCGGTCACGCTGACCGCTGCGGAGTTGCGCGAGCAGGTCCGCCGGGTGTCGGCCGGGCTGCGCCGGCTCGGCGTCACCGCCGGTGACCGGGTGGCGGCGTACGCCCCGAACATCGCGGAGACGTACGTCCTGCTCCTGGCCACCGCCAGCCTGGGCGCGATCTTCTCGTCCTGCGCGCCCGAGTTCGGCACCCGCAGCGTCACCGACCGTTGGCAGCAGATCGAGCCGACGGTGCTGGTCGCCGTGGACGGCTACCGGTACGGCGACAAGCTGGTGGATCGGCGGGCCGAGGTCGCCGCGATCCGGGCCGCCCTGCCGTCGCTGCGCCACACCGTCAGCATCGGCTACCTCGACCCGACCGGCCCCGCGCCCGAGGGTGCGCTGAGCTGGGCCGAACTGGCCGCGCCCACCGACGAGCCGTTGACGTTCACGCCGGTGCCGTTCGACCACCCGCTCTACGTGCTCTACTCCTCGGGCACCACCGGGCTGCCGAAGCCGATCGTGCACGGCCACGGCGGCATCCTGCTGGAGCACCTGAAGATGCTCGCCCTGCACCACGACCTGGGCCCGACCGACCGGTTCTTCTGGTTCACCACCACCGGTTGGATGATGTGGAACTTCCTGGTCTCCGGCCCGGCGGTGGGCGCGGCCATCGTGCTCTTCGACGGCAACCCCGGGGTCCGGGCGGAGCCCGGCCGGCCGGCGGAGCCCGACCTCGGCGGGCTGTGGCGGCTGGCGGCGCAGACCGGCACCACGTACTTCGGCACCTCCGCGCCGTACCTGTTGGCCTGCCGCAAGGCCGGGTTGGTCCCCCGGGACGTCGCCGACCTGTCCGCGCTGCGCGGCGTGGGTTCCACCGGCGCGCCGCTGCCCGCCGAGGGGTTCCGCTGGGTGTACGAGACCGTCGGCGACCACCTTCAACTCCAGTCGCTCTCCGGTGGCACCGACGTGTGCACCGGTTTCGTCGGCGGGGTGCCGTTGCTACCGGTGTACGCCGGTGAGATCGCCTGCCGGGCGTTGGGCGCCAAGGTGGAGGCCCGTTCCGCCGACGGCACACCGGTCATCGGTGAACTCGGCGAACTGGTGATCACCGAACCGATGCCGAGCATGCCGGTGGGCTTCTGGAACGACCCGGACGGCATCCGCTACTCCGAGGCGTACTTCGGCGTCTACCCGGGCGTCTGGCGGCACGGCGACTGGATCACCATCAACGAGCGGGGTGGCTGCGTGATCACCGGGCGCTCCGACGCCACGCTCAACCGCGGTGGGGTACGGCTCGGCACCGCCGAGTTCTACTCCGTGGTCGAGGGGCTCGACGAGGTGCTCGACTCGGTCGTCGTCCACCTGGAGGACGACGAGGGCGGCGCCGGTGAGCTGCTGCTCTTCGTGGTGCTGGCCGACGGTCTGGAGTTGGACGACCCGATGCGCACGAAGATCTGCCGTGAGCTGCGGACGGCGCTCTCACCCCGGCACGTGCCCGACGAGATCCATCAGGTGCGGTCGGTGCCGCGAACCCTCTCGGCGAAGAAGCTGGAGGTGCCGGTCAAGAAAATCCTCACCGGCACTCCGGTCGACCAGGCCGCGGCGAAGGGGGCCCTGGCCAACCCCGAGTCCCTGACCGCCTTCGCCGCCCTGGCCCAACGCCGCCCCCCAACCAAAACCCCCGCCTAA
- a CDS encoding ArsR/SmtB family transcription factor, giving the protein MLKIHFSGEDILRTRVAPAADPVWELVLSLHVLRGRTRDPLTAHWRRSVARDLRQDASSEQLRLLFALSPPRGYFPDFLTPYASVDGFEAGLDALRRTPTASLHRDLSVLAAENQLPSSAAALARGEVAVLHHLAESMEQYRSLAISPYWGRIQAAVAADRARRARALLDGGVEGLLTSLRPAMRWENGVLEVRNYPHSRELHLDGRGLLLVPSFFCAATPVALLDPALPPVLVYRVDRLGGLVSAEVNGASASGAARDSLAALLGRTRAAVLQASDEGCTTGEVARQLNISPAAASQHATVLRNAGLLVSHRERNSVLHTLTPLGRAMLDA; this is encoded by the coding sequence ATGCTGAAGATCCACTTTTCTGGGGAGGACATCCTCCGGACCCGGGTGGCACCGGCGGCGGACCCGGTCTGGGAGTTGGTCCTCAGCCTCCACGTGCTGCGTGGCCGCACCCGCGACCCGTTGACGGCCCACTGGCGGCGCAGCGTGGCCCGGGACCTGCGCCAGGACGCCTCCTCCGAGCAGCTCCGCCTGCTCTTCGCGTTGAGCCCCCCGCGCGGTTACTTCCCCGACTTCCTCACCCCGTACGCCAGCGTCGACGGCTTCGAGGCCGGGCTGGACGCGCTCCGCCGTACGCCCACCGCGTCGCTGCACCGCGACCTGAGCGTGCTGGCCGCCGAGAATCAGCTGCCCTCCTCGGCGGCCGCGCTGGCCCGGGGTGAGGTGGCGGTGCTGCACCACCTGGCCGAGTCGATGGAGCAGTACCGGTCGCTGGCGATCAGCCCGTACTGGGGTCGGATCCAGGCGGCGGTGGCGGCGGACCGCGCGCGTCGGGCCCGGGCGCTGCTCGACGGCGGTGTCGAGGGTCTGCTCACCAGCCTCCGTCCGGCGATGCGCTGGGAGAACGGAGTGCTGGAGGTCCGTAACTACCCGCACAGCCGGGAGTTGCACCTGGACGGCCGTGGGCTGCTGCTCGTGCCGTCGTTCTTCTGCGCGGCCACCCCGGTCGCACTACTCGACCCGGCGCTGCCACCGGTGCTGGTCTACCGGGTGGACCGGCTGGGCGGGTTGGTGTCCGCCGAGGTCAACGGTGCGTCCGCGTCCGGGGCTGCCCGCGACTCACTCGCCGCGCTGCTCGGCCGCACCAGGGCGGCGGTGTTGCAGGCCAGCGACGAGGGTTGCACCACCGGCGAGGTCGCCCGCCAACTGAACATCTCACCGGCGGCGGCGAGCCAGCACGCCACGGTGCTGCGCAACGCCGGCCTGCTGGTCAGCCACCGCGAACGCAACAGCGTGCTGCACACGTTGACCCCGCTGGGCCGGGCCATGCTGGACGCGTGA